A single region of the Sorex araneus isolate mSorAra2 chromosome 7, mSorAra2.pri, whole genome shotgun sequence genome encodes:
- the LOC129406589 gene encoding ral guanine nucleotide dissociation stimulator-like, with protein MDKELFLELVPNHCRGDLSSIRNKPGYEHVCPTVRAIESQYYTVAACVLTTCLSELSPPARARMLEYWILVAQECQRLRNWASTYAIICALQSPAIRRLCQTWGHVSWWSRRKLKALCRQARKHRRCKPLQVEQRCSFVSCLRNLGRRQGVVPFLGPFLQELESLDREMEDFGGEVINKEKLTKETKILQEIVLLQEAAENYRLQPHDQFLTWFQDLELISMEESFVLSFQREPPFEAFFYHLRQEGASLEATVHPYFNISFSCACV; from the exons ATGGACAAG GAGCTGTTCCTGGAGCTGGTGCCAAACCACTGTCGGGGGGACCTCTCATCTATCAGGAACAAGCCGGGCTACGAGCATGTGTGCCCCACTGTGCGGGCCATCGAGAGCCAGTACTACACTGTGGCCGCCTGTGTCCTTACCACCTGCCTCTCGGAACTGAGCCCGCCCGCGCGGGCACGGATGCTGGAGtactggatcctggtggcccAG gagtgccagcgcctccgcaactgggcgtccacctatgccatcatctgtgccctgcagagccccgccATCCGCCGACTCTGCCAGACCTGGGGCCACGTGTCCTG GTGGAGCCGGAGGAAGCTGAAGGCCCTGTGCAGACAGGCCCGGAAACATAGACGCTGCAAGCCCCTGCAG GTGGAACAGCGCTGCAGCTTTGTGTCCTGCTTGAGGAACCTCGGGAGACGCCAG ggtgtggtccccttcctggggcccttcctccaggagctggagagtctggacagagaaatggaggattttggg GGGGAGGTGATCAACAAGGAGAAATTAACAAAG GAAACTAAAATCCTCCAGGAGATTGTTCTGCTCCAGGAGGCCGCAGAGAACTACCGCCTGCAGCCCCACGACCAGTTTCTCACCTGGTTCCAGGACCTGGAGCTGATCTCCatggaggaaag cttcgTCCTGTCCTTCCAGCGGGAGCCCCCGTTTGAGGCATTCTTCTACCACCTCCGCCAGGAAGGAGCTTCACTGGAAGCCACTGTCCACCCTTACTTTAACATATCCTTCAGTTGTGCTTGTGTTTAA